CCCCGAGCCCAAGCACTGTTACGGCGTCAACTGAGCGCCGGGCTCAACTTTCATCCTGAATAGCCTGGGTGAGCATCTTCAGGGCGTGGACGATGTCCTTGCTCCAGTCGATGGTGTAGCTCAGGCGCAAATGATGCTGCCACGCGCCTTGCTGACTGAAGATCTCGCCGGGCGCGATGACGATGCGTTTGGCCAACAGGCGCTCGAAGACGCGGCGCATGTTCACCGGGCGCGTGGACTCGATCCAGAACGCCGCGCCGCCCTGTGGCGCCACCACGCGCAATTGGCCTTCGGTGTGCTCGTGCAACAGCGCTTTCATTCGCTGCATGCGGTCGATCAACATGCTGCGCAGCATCTGCGTGTGCTGGTCGATACGGCGCGTGGTGAATAGCTTGGCAATCGCCTTTTGCCGAATCGGCGACAGACGAAAAGCGCGGTCGAGGAACAAGCGGTGCAGCTCCGGTCCTTGAAAACGGCTCAGCACATAGCCGTAAGGCGCTTCCGAACCGATGATCTTGTCGAACGTGGAAAACACCAGCAAACGCTCCGGGTCGGCGAAGTCGCGATAGCGCGTGGCGCTGGGCTCGAAGCTGAATTCGCCGTAGCTGTCATTCTCGAACAGCCAGATGCGCCGTTCCGCCAACCAGCGGCAAATGGTCTGTTTGTCCTCCGCCGGCATCAGGCTGCCGTGCGGAATATTGACCGTCGACGACAACACCGCGAGGCTGATCGGCTCACGCTGCAATAACGCCTGGACGTGCGCCAGATCGAAGCGTCCGTCGTCGCCCAGCGGCACTTCGATCACGCGGATTTTCGCCGCGTGCAGTTGCCGCAAAATCGCCCACGAACACGGCGATTCCACCAGTGCCACGGTGCCGATCAGGTTCAGCGCTTCGAGGGACAATTCCAGCACGCTACGCAGGTCCGAGCCGATGTACACGTGCTCGGCGCGCCAATAACAGCGGGTTGAGCGCGTGTAACGATCGGCCAGAACGCTGCGCAATTCAGTCTCGCCAAAAGGCTGGTAAAGCGGTGCATGCGAGCGCGGGTATTGGCGCGCCAATTCGCGTTCGGTCATCAGCAACGGGTTTTCCAGCGACAGCAACATCGCTGGCGCATCGCTGCTGAGGGCGAGCATGCCCGGCTGCCGGGCATTGGCGAACACATTGTCGAGCAGGTTCGGCGAACCTTCGTTGAGCAGCGCGGCGGGCATTGCCTTGGTGTAATAACCGAGTTTGGGCCGGGCGTAGATTCGGCCCTGATCTTCGAGCAATGAATAGGCGTATTTGGTGGTCGACACGGACACGTTCAAGCGCTGCGCCAACTGACGCAGCGACGGCAGTTTTTGCTCGCCCTCGGGGTTTGCAGCTTCGATCAGTTCGACGAGGTAGCGGTAGACGGCCTGGTAGGCAAAAGTCGAATCTTTAGTTGGGTTCATGCTCAATCGCTTCAATCCTGGTGCGTTGGGTACTGCGTTTGCCCAGCGAGGTGATGCCTCTTGGTAAACGCCTGCACTCGGCCATCCCTGCCGACACTCGGGCTCGAACTGATGCCGGTCGGTCAAAAAGCGTAATTAGCGGTGAACATGGTGGGTCGTCAAGCAAGGACGGCGCTGCCTCGGCACTCGTCGTGCCGTCGGCCGATCAGAAAGTGGCACGATAGTGCTCGATTTCAGGGAATGACGCCAATCGCAACCGCGCGTTTCGGACGAAACGCGCGGGCTCAACACCTGCGATCAGCGGTGATAACGGCGCACCACGCTGCTGTTTTTCAGTACATGACCTTTGATTTTTTCCAGTAACTGCGTGCGCGTCAAACCGGCGGGCAACGCCTCTGGGGCGAGGTCCAGCGCGTACAACTGAATGATGTAATGGTGCGCGCTGTCGCCGACCGGTGGGCAAGGGCCGACGTAGTGGGTCGAGCCTTTGCTGTTGGTGCCGCCGACGCCTTCGAGCGCGGATTTGGCGCCAACCCCGGCCGGGATCTGATGCGTGGTCGGCTTGATGCCGTAATGCACCCAATGGTCGACGCCCTGACCTTTGCCGCCGTCCGGGTCGTGCATGACGATCGCGTAACTCAGCGTACCGGCAGGGCCGGCGTTCCAGTTCAGCGCGGGCGACTGGTTATGTCCGCCGCAACCGGAAGCGTCGCTGGCGGCAGCCGAAGTGAACAAACGGTCGTCGGTGACGCCGGGGATATTCAGGGTGAAACGTTCCTGGGCCTGCACCGGCATTTGCACGCAGAGGGCGACTGCAACGGCCGCCAGCCAAGGGTTCAGAGAGGTCAATCGGGTCATACCGGAGCACCTTGTGCGGGTTGGGCCGTCGTCGGCTCGCGAACTATAGCCGGACCGTTCGCGCGGTGGCAGTGGCAATTGGGCTGAACCTCGGGATACACCGCAAACTCCATAAAGACACACCTGTTGGAAGAAGCATCTGCCTGGAGCACGCTCATGACCCTGCACCGCGTCGCCCGTTTCGCTGATGTGCCGGAAAACCGCGGCTTGGAAGTGCGCATTGGCGAGACCAAAATTGTCCTGCTGCAGGTCGGCGAGCAATTGCGCGCCTTCCAGGGTGAATGCCCGCACGCCGGGGCGCCGCTGGCCGAAGGTGCGCTGTGTAACGGCCGGCTGATTTGTCCGTGGCACAAAGCGGCTTTTCGTATCGAGGACGGCGCGTTGTGCGAACCGCCGGCGCTGGACAGCCTCAAGCGTTATCCACTGGAAATTCGCGAGGACGAGGTCTGGGTCGACGATCAGCCGCTGATCGACGCGCACACGCCGCCGGCCGACGATGAGCGAGTATTCGTGATCATTGGCGCGGGCGCCGCCGGCACTGCAGCGGCGTGTGCCTTGCGCGAGAAAGGCTTCGGCGGGCGGATTCAGCTGATCGACCGCGAGCCTGACGCCGGTTACGACCGCACGGTGTTGAGCAAGTTTGTGCTTGCCGGGGAAATGCCGCCCGACCAGGTCCCGCCGTTGCGCGAAGAGGATTTCTATCTTGAACAACGCATCGAGCGTGTTCGCGGCGAAGTCGCCAGCCTCGACGCGCAGAACAAAACCGTGCATTTGGTGGATGGGCAAACCCTGAACTACGACGCCGCGTTGCTCGCCACTGGCGGCATTCCGAAACCGCTGGACGTGCCCGGCGCCGACCTGCCGCAGGTGTTCTTGTTGCGCTCGAAAGATCAGGCGCAGCGGATTGTCCAATCAGCCAAACCCGGGCAGCGCGCGGTGGTGATTGGCGACAGTTTTATCGCCATGGAATCGGCGGGCGCCCTGCGCCAATACGGGCTGGAAGTGACGGTGCTGGCGCGTCACGCGATCCCGTTCGCCAAGCAATTCGGCGACACCGTCGGCAAGGCAATTCGCGCCCGCCACGTGGCCAACGGCGTGGTGTTTCACACCGATGGCGAGGCGGCCTCGATTGCCGGAACGGACAAGGTTGAAGCGGTGCTGCTCGATAATGGCCAGCGTCTGCCGGCGGATCTGGTGCTGGTCGGGATAGGCGTCAGCCCGGCGACGCAGGTGTTTGCCGATTTGCCGAAAGAGCAGGACCAATCACTGAAAGTCGACGGTGGCATGCGCGTCAGCGAGGATTTGTGGGCGGTCGGCGACATCGCGACGTTCCCGCTCAACGGCCAGCCGCAGCGCATCGAGCATTGGCGATTGGCCCAGCAACAGGCGCGGATCGCTGCGGCGAACATGCTCGGCGGCGATGAGCATTATCTGGATGTGCCTTTTTTCTGGACCTGGCATTTCGGCAAGAATTACCACTACCTCGGGCATGCCGAAAGTTGGGACGAAGTCGAGTTCAAGGGTGATCCCTGCCATCCGCCGTTTATCGGGCTGTTTGGCAAGCACGGCGTGGTGGTGGCGGCAGTGGCGTGCGAAGAGGATCGCGCGATGGCGATGCTGGCGGAGCGGATGAAACAGCCGTTGCCGATGGACGAGGCCTGGACGCTGCTGCGCGACTTGCCTTGACCCTGTGGGAGCACGGCTTGCCCGCGATGGCGATCTCACGGGCGCCTTCGCGGGCAAGCCTTGCTCCCACAACAGCGGATCGCGCGGGCACTGATGTTGACCTCGACTTTGATCCTGTGGGAGCACGGCTTGCCCGCGATAGCGATCTCACGGGCGCCTTCGCGGGCAAGCCTTGCTCCCACAACAGCGGATCGCGCGGGCACTGATGTTGACCTCGACTTTGATCCTGTGGGAGCACGGCTTGCCCGCGATAGCGATCTCTCGGGTGCCATCGCGGGCAAGCCTTGCTCCCACAACAGCGGATCGCGCGGGCCTTGATGTTGATCTCGACTTTGATCCTGTGGGAGCACGGCTTGCCGGCGATGGCGATCTCACGGGTGCCTTCGCGGGCAAGCCTTGCTCCCACAACAGCGGATCGCGCGGGCCTTGATGTTGATCTCGACTTTGACCCTGTGGGAGCACGGCTTGCCGGCGATGGCGATCTCACGGACGCCATCGCGGGCAAGCCTTGTTCCCACACAAGCCTTGCTCCCACAACAGCGGATCGCGCTAACGATGAATCAGCGGCGCCCGCTCACGTCATCTTCGGCCGGCAATCGAATCACCAACGGTCGCTGCAGCGGCGCATTCAGCGGCAAATAATGCGGGACCACATGGCTGACGTCGCCGTCCTGATTGTTGTGAATCGTCATCGAACCCGGTGCGCGCAATTGCGCCAGACCATCGCCGGTGATCTTGAAGCTCTTGCTCAAACCGTGGTCATCGACCACCGGCGCGGCGAGTCGGCGCTGGGCGTAACTCCTGCTTTTGCGATGCTGATAACGCGCCCAGGTCACCAGGATCAGCGCGTTGACCACCGCCACCCACAAATAAATCTGCAAGGTGCCCAGCGCGTCAAACGCCGACGGCTCGATCAAGGCGCCGCCGCGAGTATCAATCAACGGCCACAATCCGCGGATCAGCATATACAGCAGGCCGACCCACGCGAGCACGGTGAACAATGCGTCGATAACCAGCAGGATCGGGCGCTGTCGGGTTCTGATGATTTTCATTTGATGACCTCTTCTTCCTCATCAACCAGCGGTTTGATGCCCCGGTCCGGACTGACCCAGCGCGCACGTTTTTGATGCTGACCAAACAGCACCTTGGGGAAACTCACCAGCGTCGTCAGCAGGCTGACGAACCAGAAGACCAGCGGATACCAGATGACCCAGAACATCGTCTTGCCCAGGCCTTTCTCATAACGCCGGTCGATCAGGATGCTCACCGCAAATTGCATCAGGCACACCAGCGCCAGCAGCAACCCGGTGAAGGCTGGCGGCAACAGGTTATGCACGGCGATGGCTTCCGGCATTTCGACGTATTTGCCGACCACCCAGAACACCACCGACAGCAGAAACGTGAAGGCCCAACCGGTGGACAGGCAGTATTCGAACAGCAGCGGCCACAGGTAACGGTGGCGGTATTGCCAGATGCCCCGGATGTTCTTGAACAACACTTCGGCGCCGCCCTGAGCCCAGCGCAGACGCTGCTTCCACAGGCCGCCGAGGGTTTCCGGCATCAGAATCCAGCACAACGCGCGCGGCTCGTAAAAGATGCTCCAGTGGTCCAGTTGCAGCTTCCAGCTGATGTCGATGTCTTCGGTGATCATGTCGGTGCTCCAGTAACCGACACGGTGCAGCGCCGAACGGCGGAACGCGACGATCACCCCGGACACGGTAAAGATCCGCCCGAACACCCGTTGCGTGCGCTTGATCAAACCGATGATCGAGGAGAATTCGCCGACCTGCACCCGCCCGATCAAGGTTGAACGCGTACGAATGCGCGGGTTGCCGGTCACGGCGCCGAGGCGCGCGTTGTCGAGCATTGGCGCGACCAGATACGCCGCGGTGTTCGGCGCCAGCAGCGCGTCACCGTCGATGCACACCAGGTATTCGCTGCGCGCGGCGATGGCACCCATGCGCAGGGCCACGGCTTTGCCCTGGTTTTCCGCAAGGTGCAGCACGCGCAAACGCGGGTCTTGTTCGGCCAAGGCGTCGAGCACGGCGGCGGTGTTGTCCTTGGAACCGTCGTTGATCGCGATCACTTCGATGTTCGGGTAATGCTGGGCCAGCGCCGCGTGGATGGTGTCGGCGGCGTTGTCACCTTCGTTGTAGCAAGGGATCAGGATCGAGATCAGCGGCTCGCCGGCCAATGGCGGCGGCAGCGTGTCGTCCTTCCATGGCCAGTGACGCTCCCAGTGCAGCCAGAAATACAGGCCACCGGCGATCCACAGCGCCGACATGAACAGTGGATAAAAGAACACGAAGTCCATCAGGAATTGGCCGGTGACCAGGAAGATCAGCCCCAGGGGTATCCCGAGGACGATCGCCAGTACCAGCAGGGCCAGCAGTCTGTCCAGCATGTTATGGATTCCACTTGTTGGAGAGCGCGGGCCGCACGGCTTTCAGGTCCGGCTGGTTCTCGAGGAAATTGTCCGGGTAGTAACCAAAACTGACGGCGCCCTGACGCTTGAGGCGGCCCATCCAGTCGGCGAGTTGCGCGCCTTTGATGTCGGAATCGGTTTGTTTGGTCCAGTCTTTGGCCTGCAACTCGAACACCGTGCGATCGAGCGCTCCGGGACGTGCCTTGACCGTCGCCACCAGCGCTTCGAGCCAAGGCCCGGATTGCGCGTAGGTCTGTTTTTCCATCAGCGGCATGGCCATCGGCGCCGTCCAGTCGTAGGTGCCGAGGAAGTCGTCGAGGTTCTGCGCGAACCACGCTTCGCTCTCGGGATTGAGCATCGGTTCGGCAAAGATATTGCGCGCGGTTTGCACCTGCGGGCCGCGAATGGCACGGACCTTGGCCGTCAGTTCGTTAGTGAAATCGATCAGGTAACGGCTCTTGAAACGCGTCCAGCGTTGCAGCGTCGCAGGGTCATCGCGCAGCTCGGCAATCGAGCCCGGCAAGCCGTTGGCGGCGTAGACCTTGAGCGCGTCGGGGCCGGCGTCTTCGAAGTCCGACATCACCGCATCGTCGTGGTAAAGAATGCCGTCGACCGACGTCAGGCGGGCCACGTCTTCGTAGATTTCACCGATAATCCGGCGCACGTTCGGGTCGTACGGCGACAGGCGTTTGTACTGGTCCGGGTCGACCGAAGTGGCGCCGGTTTTCGGGTCCCAGCGGGTCACGCGCGGCAGCTTCGCATCGAGGCCGAAACTCAGCACCGGCATCCACGCATAGACTTTGACGTGAGCGCGAGTGCGCAACTGCCAGGCGACCCGATCAAAGATGTCGGCGCGCACCGGCAAGTGGCGGTTGGGGAAGTACAACGCGTGCACCAGGCCATCGCCCTTCGGGTCGGCGAAGGCTTGCAGGAACACGGTGTTGGCGCCCATGTCGGACATGCGCTGGATCAGTTTGCCGAGGTTGACTTCCTGTTGCGCCGGGTCCGGGTCGTAGACGTTATCCAGGTCGACGTGCACCACGCGCATCGGCGACGTCGATTGCACACCGACGACGCTGTTGGCGAAGCGTTCGCTGTCCGGGTCCGAGGCCACCAGAAAACGTGGGCCGCTCATCAGGTTGTCGAGGGAATCGAGACCGTCGTCGAGCGTCAGGGCCATTTGGTAGCCTTGCTCGTTGACCACTTGCAGCGTGCTGCCGTCCGCCGCGCCGTACGGCCAGACCCAGACACGCGGTTTGTAACCGGTGACCTTGCGGATTTTCTCGGTGATGGCAGCGACGTCGGCACGCATCCGCGCCTGGAACTCGGCTTCGCTTTCGTAGCGACCTTTCGCCGGATCGTAGCCACGGGTCGCAGCGGCCGGTTGCAAGTTGCCTTGCGGGTTGGCCAACACGCCTTTGTGGCTGGCGTCGGTGTGCGCGGCGATTTCCACCAGACCGGATTGGGAGATCTCGCGCACCTGATCCCAGGTGAGGAAGTCCGAGCGCTGGCGCGGGGTGCCGGCGAAATCTACCGGTTGGTTCAGCGGCGTGTCGATCCAGGACCCGACCGGCGCCAGCAACGCGTGCCAGTTATAGGCGCGCAGCACCGGCATGACGCGGGTGTAGAAACTCGAATAACCGTCGTCGAAACTCAACAGGATGGCTTTCGGCGGCAGTTCCGGGCCACCGTTGCGCGCGGCCATGATCTGGTCGACGGTGACCGGTTTGTAGTTGTTTTCGCGCAGCCACGCCAGTTGCTCGATCATTCGCTCGGTGCGCACCGCGACCACCGCTTGATCGGGGTCACGGTCTTCGACGTCGTGGTAGGCGATGCCGAGCACGTGGTTTTTCGGCCACGGCTTTTCGTTGACCGGCACCGGGCGTTCGGAGGGCGGCGTGAACGCCGGGGCTTGCTGGGCGCAGGCGCTGATCAGCAACGCTCCCAGCAAAAGGATGAAACGCGAGATAAAAGGCATTTTCAAACTCTTCTAGAAGCGGAAAGTGAAGTCGACGAGCAGGCGCAGATCGGTTTCGCGATCGCCGTCATAAGGCCGGTTGATGACCGTCACCAGACCGCCCACCTCGAATACGTCATTCCAGCTGTAGCGCTGGCCGTAGCCCACCAGGCCGACGCCGGCGGTGCCGTGATCGCGTTGGCTGTAAGTGCCCGCACCGGCCTGGAACTGCTGGCTCCAGGAGGTTTCGTAACGGCGATACAGCACGTGGTTGACGTTGACCGTCGGCAGCACGCTGAAGTCCGATTTCGGGTTGAAGTACGGCACGTCTTCGGACGCCGAGTTGTGGCTGGTGCCGACTTCGAGGCCGACGTCGACTTGCATCTTCGGCGTGGTGTAGACGCCTTCGCGTCCGGTCAGCAAGGCTTCAACGCGGTTGTTGCCATCGCTGAAATGCGAAGGGCTGACGGCGAGTCGCCATTCGCGGCTTTCATTGGCGCGCCAGCGCAGGAACGCGCTGCCACCGTTGGCGCTGATGTCGCTGTTGAGCGCGCGCAACGGTGTGTCGGCCGAGAGGTACGCGAGGCTGCCGCCGTACTGCCAGTGATCGTTGATGTCGCGGGCAATCGCCAGGCGCGCGCCCTGTTTGTTGCCGTAGCCGTAATTGTGATTGGACACTTCCGCTTCGAGGGTCATGTCGCGGGTGCGTCGCTCGACGCCGAGGCGTTGCGTGCGATCGCGCCCGGTGCCTTCCTGGAAATCGCCAGTGGCGTAACCGGCACCGGCGAACACGCGCCAGTCTTCGTCGATCGGCGGGCTGTACAGCACGCTTTCGATCCCGAAATCCTTGCTCCCGGTGACCGCGCCGGCGTTGCTGTCGCTGCCGCCATAACTCTTGCCGCCGTAGCTCTGCACGCGCAGTTCGGCCATGTCATGCACTTCACGCTGACGCTGCAAACGCTGGACCTGACGGTTGTCCGGGTAACGCGCGGCAACGTCGTCGGTGAGCACGTCCATCTGCCGCCATTCCTGCAATTCCATTGCGGTGTGCGCCTGCGCCACTTCGAGGCCAACGTCGCGCGGCACCATGCTCTCGGTTTCCTTGAGCTGCAGTTCGGCGCGGCGCGGCAACCCGCGCGCCAGCGATAAGTCAGCCTGCGCCAGACGCAAACCGGTATTGCCCGGCGCCTGATCGACCAAGGTCTGCAAGCGCTGCTCACCGGTCGGCAGGTCGGCGCCGTAGGTCCCGGCTTGCGCGGCGAGTTGCTGCGCGTCCATCCATTCATCGTTGGGGTTACCGGCCGGCAAACCCTTGAGTTCGACGCGCGGTTTCTGCGATTTCGCCAGGTTCTCGGCGACGCTGCGTGCCTCGTCAGCGTTGTCGCTTTCGAGCAACGCGTAATACAGCGCGGTGCTGTCTTCGAGGCGATTGCCGACGTCGGCATCCGGCGCTACCAGCACTTGGCGATAGAGGTCGGTGGCGATTTCCGGCTGACGCTGGTCGAGGTAGGACGAAGCCACCCAACGCAAGGCGTAAGTCGGAATCTTCACGCCTTCGGCCTGCAGTTTTTGATATTCGCTGATGACTTCAGCGCTGCGCGCGCGGGCCTTGAGCGCGCCCATGCGGTCGATGCGCCAGCGCGTGACGTCCTCGCGGGCGCTTGGGTCCGGGCTCCACGTGGCGAGCAATTTGTCGTAATCGGCGAGCGCGCGATCAGCGATCACGTAACGGTCTTTTTCGTTGCGCGTCGCCAGTTCGGCCAGACGCACGCGCTCGGCGGCCAGATCACCTTCGAGGCGACGCGTCTGCACCGGATCGATCAGCCCCGGCCGTTGCTTGGCTAGACGCAGCGCCGGTTCCGGCAGGCGCGCACGTTGCAGCGCGGTGAGGTATTCACGGGCGACTTCAGGTTTGCTGCCGGCGCGGATGAACGCCTGATCGTATTCGAACAGCGCGTCGTAATTATTGCCGGCGCGGGTCAAGGCATACGCCAACGCCATGCGTCGGGTGGCGTCGTCCGGTTTCGCTGCCACCAGGGCTTTGGCGCGAGTGACCGAGGCGTCGGGTTTGCCGGCATCAGCCTGGGTCAGGGCCAAGCCAAGTTGCAGGTCGGTGTTCTGCGGTTCCAGCGCCAACGCCTTGTTGTAGACGTCGGTCGCGGCGTCCCAGCGCTTGAGGTTGCGATACGCGCGCGCGGTCGCGGTCAACGCCTGAACCGGCAGCGCAAGGTTGCGCCCCTGGGTTTCATAGACCTGCACCACTTCGGCGTCGAGCCCGGCCCAACTGGCGATCTGCAAGTGATCGCTGACCTGGCCGGCGGTCGCCTGGCTCGGCGGCACCTGACGCAGCAGCGTCAGCGCGGGCGCGTAATTGCCCGCGCGCGCATCGCGCACCGACTGATCGTAAGGCGTGTCGGCGAACGCCAGCGCAGGCCAGAGCAATTGGCTGCACAGCGCAACGCGCAACAACGGGCGTAAGCCACGATGAATAAAGGGACCTGCAAAACGCGGCATTCGTCAGCATCCTTACATGGCCAGCCGGGTCGCAATGCCCCTTTGCCCATTCGTGATGGAAAGCTGGGTCGGGAGGACCCAGCCAGCGTATCGGGGCGCAGTCTTGCATGCGAAAGCGGTCAGCTATTCAGAACACAATATTTGTTCAGATTCGTGACATTCGGCTCCTCGTGATCAGCGGATTCTCAAACCCCGGACAGCAAAACGCCCGGCACTTCAGGCCGGGCGTTTGCGTTGAAACCCTTGGGTTTACTGGATTTGCCCAGCGCCGCCGAGTTTGCTCATGACGAAGCTGACGAACTGCTCAACGGTCATTTTCTGGCCGTTGAAATCTACCTGATTGTTCGCGTAATGCAGTTTGGTCACCACGTTGGTGCCGTCAATCGTCGCCAGTTGCGTGCCCACCGCCATGCTGCTGAACATGTCGCTGGTGGCAGTGGCCTGATCGACGATCAGCTTGGCGTCGGTCTGGCCATCCGCTTGGGCCTGCAGGCTCAGCAGGTCAACCAGCATTGGCTTGGACACCTGCACGTTGAGGTCCAGCAGCGCGAGCAACTGGCGCACCAGTTGATCTGGCGGCAGGTCCATCGAGGCTGGTTTGGTCAGGTCGACCACCAGGTTGGCGCGGCTCTCGCCGTTTTCGCTTTTGAACGACAGATTTTCCAGCGCGAACTGCGGGCCACCGGCCAGAAGTTTTTCCAGGCCAGCCTTGACCTGGGCTTCTTCGGCCGGAGTCAGGTTCAGCTCTGGCGCCGGCAGACCGGCGGCAGCGGCTTCAGCGGCAGCCTTTTCGTATGGCTGCAATTTGTCCTGGTAGATTTCCATCAACGACATGGTCGCCGGGATATCAAGGTTCTTCAGGCTCATGGCCATTTGCGCGGAACCGACGGTTTTGCCGTTGAACGTGATTTCGCCAACCTTGTAATCGGCACGCCCGGAAGCGCTGGTGCCGGATTCTTCAGTCTGGTTTTTCATCTCGAACTTGTTCACGCCGACCACCGATTGCTTGGCGCCGAACGTGGTTTTGCTGCTGGTCAGCTCGATGGTGTTTTCGCCGGTGTAATAACCGTAGGTGCTCTTGGCCAGATTGCTCGCCAGGGTCAGGCCGTTCAGCTCGACCAGCACCGGTGCCTGATCTTCCGACACGGTGGTCAGCTTCAGGCTGTCCATGTAGCCGTTGGCCTTGACCTTCTTGGCCTCGGCGCTGGCATCGACGTCCATGTTCAGGCCGGAAAACTTCAGGCTCGACTTGTCATCCAGGGCCACTTCCAGCGGCAGCAATTCGAAATTGCCGTTGGTGGACTTGTCGTAACCGATATTGACCACGCCTTTGACCGGCGACTGGCCGTTGGCGGCCGCAAACCATTTTTCGGTGGTCGGGGTTTTTTCCAGTTCGAAGTGGTTGGTCGCCATCACCGGCAGCCATTTCAGCGAAACCAGGCGCGAGAACGGCAGCGGGCCGTGTTCGACGCGATCGACGAAGAGCAATTCGACCGGCGCCGGGCCGAACATTTCGCCTTCGCCCTTGAGGCGGTAATGCGCGGTGCTGCTGAATACGCCACGTTCCACGGACACCAGTTCCAGCGACGCGTTGCCGTTGGAGCCTACCAGCGCGGTTTGCAGCTCCTTGTTGGCGTCCGCCACGGAGGAAGTCAGAACGCCTTCCAGTTTAGTGCCGGTGTACCACGCCCCGCCGGCGCTGATGGCACCGATGGCGACGACAATTCCAAGAAGCACGCCTGCTGATTTATTCATGAATTACCCGATCAATGTCCGTTGTTGAAATGTGGTCGTCTTCCCTGAACCCATGTCGGGTTGTGGTCGCGACTGTGCTGAAAGTGCGGTGGAGATTAGCATTTGCGCGGCGCGAAGGCCCAATGTTTAAAGGTGAAAGAGTGTCTATGGACCCTGTACCGGGGTTGAGAGTTTCGGCGCTCATGAAAACGCCTTCGCGGGCAAGCCTCGCTCCTACAAGGAGAATGCGATCCCCTGTAGGAGCGAGGCTTGCCCGCGAAGGCGTCAGACCTGCGAACACAGAATCAGGAATACTGCACTTCAATCTCATCCAGCTGATGATCAAAGCTCTTCAGCCGCGCCGTCCACGTATAGACCAGCACTTCGAAATCGCGATTGATCACCGCCCCGCCCATGACTTCCGCGCGCGGGTCGCAGAAGTCCAGTTGATAGCGCTCGCGGGCCATGGCGTTGGCGACATCGCAGAGCTCACGGGCATTGTTCAGCCAGTGCCAGCCTTCTTCGGTGACTTGCTTGTCGAGCGCCAGGCATTGGGTTTTCAAGGCTTCGAGGCTTTTTTCCAGCGGCGTGCCGGTGAGTTCGCCCATGACTTCCTGGAACGTGCGCCCCGGCTGCCAGTAACTGCCCCAGAAATAGCGGTCGAACACCGTTTCGACCCGGCGCAGCGCAACCTTGGTGTCCCAGATCAGCACGCGGGTCTTGCCTTGTTCGAGGTGTCGTTTCTTGATGCGTGCGCCCTGCACCGAGGACCAGGCAACCACGACGATGGACATC
The window above is part of the Pseudomonas prosekii genome. Proteins encoded here:
- a CDS encoding apoptosis inducing factor family protein — translated: MTLHRVARFADVPENRGLEVRIGETKIVLLQVGEQLRAFQGECPHAGAPLAEGALCNGRLICPWHKAAFRIEDGALCEPPALDSLKRYPLEIREDEVWVDDQPLIDAHTPPADDERVFVIIGAGAAGTAAACALREKGFGGRIQLIDREPDAGYDRTVLSKFVLAGEMPPDQVPPLREEDFYLEQRIERVRGEVASLDAQNKTVHLVDGQTLNYDAALLATGGIPKPLDVPGADLPQVFLLRSKDQAQRIVQSAKPGQRAVVIGDSFIAMESAGALRQYGLEVTVLARHAIPFAKQFGDTVGKAIRARHVANGVVFHTDGEAASIAGTDKVEAVLLDNGQRLPADLVLVGIGVSPATQVFADLPKEQDQSLKVDGGMRVSEDLWAVGDIATFPLNGQPQRIEHWRLAQQQARIAAANMLGGDEHYLDVPFFWTWHFGKNYHYLGHAESWDEVEFKGDPCHPPFIGLFGKHGVVVAAVACEEDRAMAMLAERMKQPLPMDEAWTLLRDLP
- the pgaD gene encoding poly-beta-1,6-N-acetyl-D-glucosamine biosynthesis protein PgaD, with amino-acid sequence MKIIRTRQRPILLVIDALFTVLAWVGLLYMLIRGLWPLIDTRGGALIEPSAFDALGTLQIYLWVAVVNALILVTWARYQHRKSRSYAQRRLAAPVVDDHGLSKSFKITGDGLAQLRAPGSMTIHNNQDGDVSHVVPHYLPLNAPLQRPLVIRLPAEDDVSGRR
- the pgaC gene encoding poly-beta-1,6-N-acetyl-D-glucosamine synthase encodes the protein MLDRLLALLVLAIVLGIPLGLIFLVTGQFLMDFVFFYPLFMSALWIAGGLYFWLHWERHWPWKDDTLPPPLAGEPLISILIPCYNEGDNAADTIHAALAQHYPNIEVIAINDGSKDNTAAVLDALAEQDPRLRVLHLAENQGKAVALRMGAIAARSEYLVCIDGDALLAPNTAAYLVAPMLDNARLGAVTGNPRIRTRSTLIGRVQVGEFSSIIGLIKRTQRVFGRIFTVSGVIVAFRRSALHRVGYWSTDMITEDIDISWKLQLDHWSIFYEPRALCWILMPETLGGLWKQRLRWAQGGAEVLFKNIRGIWQYRHRYLWPLLFEYCLSTGWAFTFLLSVVFWVVGKYVEMPEAIAVHNLLPPAFTGLLLALVCLMQFAVSILIDRRYEKGLGKTMFWVIWYPLVFWFVSLLTTLVSFPKVLFGQHQKRARWVSPDRGIKPLVDEEEEVIK
- a CDS encoding YbhB/YbcL family Raf kinase inhibitor-like protein gives rise to the protein MTRLTSLNPWLAAVAVALCVQMPVQAQERFTLNIPGVTDDRLFTSAAASDASGCGGHNQSPALNWNAGPAGTLSYAIVMHDPDGGKGQGVDHWVHYGIKPTTHQIPAGVGAKSALEGVGGTNSKGSTHYVGPCPPVGDSAHHYIIQLYALDLAPEALPAGLTRTQLLEKIKGHVLKNSSVVRRYHR
- a CDS encoding aminotransferase-like domain-containing protein, with amino-acid sequence MNPTKDSTFAYQAVYRYLVELIEAANPEGEQKLPSLRQLAQRLNVSVSTTKYAYSLLEDQGRIYARPKLGYYTKAMPAALLNEGSPNLLDNVFANARQPGMLALSSDAPAMLLSLENPLLMTERELARQYPRSHAPLYQPFGETELRSVLADRYTRSTRCYWRAEHVYIGSDLRSVLELSLEALNLIGTVALVESPCSWAILRQLHAAKIRVIEVPLGDDGRFDLAHVQALLQREPISLAVLSSTVNIPHGSLMPAEDKQTICRWLAERRIWLFENDSYGEFSFEPSATRYRDFADPERLLVFSTFDKIIGSEAPYGYVLSRFQGPELHRLFLDRAFRLSPIRQKAIAKLFTTRRIDQHTQMLRSMLIDRMQRMKALLHEHTEGQLRVVAPQGGAAFWIESTRPVNMRRVFERLLAKRIVIAPGEIFSQQGAWQHHLRLSYTIDWSKDIVHALKMLTQAIQDES